The Theobroma cacao cultivar B97-61/B2 chromosome 2, Criollo_cocoa_genome_V2, whole genome shotgun sequence genome includes the window GGTGGCTCGCTTCTTCTCCAAAAATGGATCTCTGGTCAACTACTACATGGTAGGAAGATACCCGGCTGTCTTCTCCGAGTTCAATTTTTATCTAAATGACACTCTTTTGAGAGGTAGCTCACTGTTCTTTTTGGTGTTCGCAGTACCATGGTGGCACAAATTATGGCAGAACAAGCGCTGCTTTTACAACAACTCGCTACTATGACGAAGCCCCTCTTGATGAATATGGTAAGATTAAGAATACTGTAATCTGATGATATTCTATGGATTCAGGTCCTGATCTAGACAGCTAATATCACTTGGTTCTGAATGCTGTAGGTTTACAAAGGGACCCAAAATGGGGCCACCTCAAGGATCTTCACAAGGCCCTAAATTTGTGCAAAAAGGCTCTGCTTTGGGGATCTCCTACCGTCCAAAAGCTGGGTCCAGACCAAGAGGTAAGCATTTATTTATAGACTAATCAAGTGGATGATGAAGTTAGAGAAGTTTTATATGGTTACTAAGAGTTAAGCTATTGTGCTGCAATGCAGGTCCGAACCTACAAGCAACCTGGAACTTCTCTCTGTGCAGCTTTCTTGGCCAACAATGACACCCAGAACGCGCAAACATTCCATTTCAGGGGTAAGCAATATCGCCTACCAGCTCGCTCCATCAGTATCCTCCCTGACTGCAAGACCGTGGTTTACAACACTCAGATGGTAAATTGCTGGTCTTTCTCCTCATTGCATGCTCCCAAACTGCCTTGACTTTTCTTGCTGCTTTAGAACTAAATAACTTATCTTTCACAGATTACGGCACAACATAACACGAGAAATTTTGTAAGATCAGCAACTGCAAACAAGAACTTTAACTGGCAGATGTACAAGGAATATGTTCCAACCCAACTTGGATCTATGACCAAGGAACCAATGGAGCTTTATGAGTTGACCAAAGATACAACGGATTATGCTTGGTATACAACTAGGTAAGTACAAAACATATAACTCTTtgtaaagaaaacaaaagataaGAACATTCAATTGATTTCATCCGTCGGACAAGGATTTTAAACGAGGGGATTATTAGAAAAGTTAACTGGCGTTTCTGCTTACTGCAGCATTGAATTGGGTCCACGTGACTTGccaatgaaaaaagaaatcttCCCAGTTTTACGGGTTGCAAGTCTTGGCCATGGACTCCTTGCTTTTGTAAATGGCGAATATATAGGTAAGTGTGCAGCATCATGCATACAATTGAATTCTCAGTGACAGATTTATGTAGCTTCGATCGAGAACTTCTTTTTCACAGTCATATATTACCTAAtcttgattttgtttcttagGTTTTGCACATGGGAGCAAAGTTGAGAAGAGCTTTGTCTTCCAGAAACCTGTAAAGTTGAAGGCAGGGGTTAACCAAATTACACTCTTGGGGACTTTAGTGGGACTTCCAGTAAGGCATTTGCAACTTAAGCACTTTTTAGGCTTGAACGAAACTTAGTTAGAACAGCTACTGATTagattttctttattaattaaggATAGCGGAGCCTACATGGAGCATAGGTTTGCTGGGCCTCGTTCTATCACCATATTAGGTTTGAACACCGGAACACTTGACCTGTCAGTAAATGGCTGGGGACATCAGGTATCAGTAGGCCTTCACTTTCTATAGTTAATTTTCATACAAATTACAGAATGATGGGTAATTAAACAGGGTTGGTCCCTATTTTCAGGTTGGACTGAatggagaaaagaagaaaatatatacCGAGAAAGGCTCAACGAAGGTAGAGTGGAGGAAGCTTAGTGAATCACCAGCTTTAACATGGTACAAGGTAATTCCTAGGGAATTTTTATGTTAGGAATTGAAGGTGCTCTTTGAGAGTGAAATAAGGTTTAAGCAAGCTGATCATCTGTCAAGTATGTTTTGCAACAACTGAAATATTCTTGTTGCACAGGGATACTTTGACACCCCAGAAGGAAACAACCCAGTTGCCATCCGGATGACTGGTATGGGGAAAGGTATGGTCTGGATCAATGGTCAGAACATTGGCCGATATTGGATGTCTTACCTTTCTCCTCTAAAGCAGCCTTCTCAATCCGAGTACGTAAACCATCAGCACTGAACCATACCATATACTAGAAAGAAATCTTCATCGGTAAAAACCAAACTAaaagtctttttctttttcattttctgtaTCTAATTCAGGTACCAAATCCCAAGATCGTTCCTCAAGCCGACGCAGAATCTCATTGTTATATTGGAGGAGCAGGAAGGCAATCCGAAAGATGTTGAGATCCTGCTAGTTAATAGAGATACAATCTGCAGTTACGTAACCGAATATCATCCGCCATCGGTGAGGTTATTCGAAAGCAAAGGTGGCAGCTTGCGAGCCAAGGTGGATGATTTGAAACCAAAGGCTGAACTGACTTGTCCGAACCAGAAAAAGATCGTTACCGTAGAGTTTGCGAGCTTTGGTGATCCTTTTGGTGCCTGCGGAAGCTACTCCCTTGGAAATTGCACGTTCCCCGTATCCAAGAAAGTTGCGGAAAAGGTAAGTAGAGTTACGATTGGTGGTTATGGTTTACAAGGTTGAGCAGTTCTGACAAGAGATTCGGTGCTGTGTTTTGTGTGTGAACAGTTTTGTCTGGGAAAAACCAGCTGCCAAATTCCATTGGACGCTGAGGATTTCGACAAGCAAAACGATGCCTGCCCACATATGAAAAAGGCTCTTGCCGTCCAAGTCAAGTGTGCTTACAAGAAGTAAGCTTGAGCTAGCGTTGGAGGCCAAGGGTGTAGCAGTTGGACCAGTTATCACTGCCATACAACTTAGCTTGATTTATCATTTGTATTTTCTGAGCCATAAATTTGCAACGGGATGACTCTGCAATTTCCAAgttagaaatttaatttaatctttcaaccatctttctctctctacccttatttttcatttaagcaaacaaaaaggcaaaataataattatttgaaagaggaaagaaaCCTGAATATATTACCCTAATCTGCATCTCAGAAATCAATTAGAATCAATGAGAGTAACAGTTGGCAAATATTGTTACAATTTTAGTAAAAGAAGaacctaaaataaataataataataataataatgttaaatttttgcctttgattttgatgatgacTTAAAATGTTGAGGTGGATTAATTTTTTGGCTACAGATATATATTCTCAATCTAAAAactatcaaatattaattttaaataaatgataattaatatttttattaaaaataaagttttcttATACTAATGTGTACTGCATGGTAAAAGAggtttaagttggaatgccCAGTCGTCACTGAAAGCAcgacaaaataaaatttacttacaaaattttaatatatcaatTGCATTTAAATCGACTTTTAATAAATGTACAGGGATTCAACCTATAGAaattgagataaaaaaaaattaaatggcataattaagacaataggtggattaaattcaatttcaaatttagaCATATATCTAATTtgtttaaaacataatatattaaaaaaaatctctgaactatttagaaaaattcaaataaatctttatatttttattacgttcaattaaacccttatatttttattttgaactaaATAAACTCttgtatttgtattttgaattaaataagcttttaaaattaataattaacttagtcaaaatatcatttgttattttacgCCGCGTGATGATAGTGTGATATATTAacttattataattgataatgaAGTAACAATTTAATTTAGTATAATAACATGATCATATgacattttttactttttatattaaCACATTAGTATAACGTATGTCAATACTATGTGAatatataatgataaattatattttaattaatgacaaTTAATCGACTATTaatcatttcaaaataaaaaatataaaattttaattgaatgtaataaaaaaataaaaatttatttaaattttcttaaatagtttaaaagcttatttgagtattatacttttatttaaaaaaaaaaaattcaaaaattttgccTACTAGTAATTTTggtaataaaaacaaattatatttattgaaaagGTTTGAGATCAAAAGAGGCAGTAAGGTAATGCGATCTGCCAAAGCGTCAATGGCTGCATGGTGGTATGGTAAGAAACAGAAGCCCCCACCGCTACACGACATGGGTTACCGCAGTAGGTATATCGAGGTAAAACAACGAAAAGGAGAGTGGCGATATCCACATTATTTTCATAAGTAGCCTATCCTTTTATCTTCACCTGATTTGGtttaatgttttataaacTGAATTTGACAAGCCCCATATTATAAGTCTGATAGGAGCACGATGTTGGACAAAATGTAACCCTTTTCTTATTCcgaaacaacaaaaaataaaaaattatagtcgaacatttaattcattaagtGATGCATGAtctctaattttaaaataaaattcaaatcttttttctcaaattatgcaaagaaataagaaatttaACAGGCATAAcaatttcatcattcattatttattcattttcctTCCACCATCTAcgccatatatgtatatatcttGCCAGCCAATAATTGTCaaaccagaaaaaaaaaatataaaattccTATTTATATACAAAAGCTATATAGCAGCAGCTGCAACACAAAATCCTCCTTGCAAATTCATTTGTTCCCGATTCACCTGATCACAAGTTAAACCAAAAATATACATGACCCAAAATGCACACAAATGAAATAAGTtag containing:
- the LOC18607554 gene encoding beta-galactosidase 13 is translated as MAVSGRILLRITLFTLLVASSIAHDKKDHDDGDDHKAENKVNQGVTYDGRSVIINGKRELLFSGSIHYPRSTPDTWPDLLTKAKYGGLNVIQTYVFWNIHEPIEGQYNFEGQYDLVKFIKLIGEHKMYATLRVGPFIQAEWNHGGLPYWLREVRNITFRSDNEPFKHYMKKFVTMIIDMMKKEKLFASQGGPIVLSQIENEYNTIQLAFRELGDSYVQWAGKMAVGLNTEVPWIMCKQRDAPDPIINTCNGRHCGDTFTGPNRRNKPSLWTENWTAQYRVFGDPPSQRSAEDLAYSVARFFSKNGSLVNYYMYHGGTNYGRTSAAFTTTRYYDEAPLDEYGLQRDPKWGHLKDLHKALNLCKKALLWGSPTVQKLGPDQEVRTYKQPGTSLCAAFLANNDTQNAQTFHFRGKQYRLPARSISILPDCKTVVYNTQMITAQHNTRNFVRSATANKNFNWQMYKEYVPTQLGSMTKEPMELYELTKDTTDYAWYTTSIELGPRDLPMKKEIFPVLRVASLGHGLLAFVNGEYIGFAHGSKVEKSFVFQKPVKLKAGVNQITLLGTLVGLPDSGAYMEHRFAGPRSITILGLNTGTLDLSVNGWGHQVGLNGEKKKIYTEKGSTKVEWRKLSESPALTWYKGYFDTPEGNNPVAIRMTGMGKGMVWINGQNIGRYWMSYLSPLKQPSQSEYQIPRSFLKPTQNLIVILEEQEGNPKDVEILLVNRDTICSYVTEYHPPSVRLFESKGGSLRAKVDDLKPKAELTCPNQKKIVTVEFASFGDPFGACGSYSLGNCTFPVSKKVAEKFCLGKTSCQIPLDAEDFDKQNDACPHMKKALAVQVKCAYKK